In one window of Psychrobacter sp. P2G3 DNA:
- the lepA gene encoding translation elongation factor 4, with translation MTALANIRNFSIIAHIDHGKSTLADRFIQMCGALQDREMQAQVLDSMDIERERGITIKAQSVTLFYDHPNGERYQLNFIDTPGHVDFSYEVSRSLAACEGALLVVDAAQGVEAQSVANCYTAVDQGLEVMAVLNKIDLPQVEPERVIQEIEDIIGIDAVDAPRVSAKSGLGVDKLLEALVEFIPPPTGDREAPLQALIIDSWFDSYLGVVSLVRVRQGTVKKGDKIYIKSTKEAHPVSSIGVFTPKPLDTGILEAGEVGFIIAGIKDIAGAPVGDTITHSKTPDVDRIPGFKQITPQVYAGMFPVESTDFEKFREALQKLQINDASLFFEPDTSDALGFGFRCGFLGMLHMEIIQERLEREYDLDLITTAPSVIYEIVKKDGSIIYVDNPSRLPEPNNIEEFREPIARCQILVPQDYLGNVMTLCIERRGVQVDMRFMGRQVQLIFDIPMGEVVMDFFDRLKSVSRGFASLDYNFERYQVDKLVKVDVLINGEKVDALAMIVHETQSRYRGNALVTKMKELIPRQMFDVAIQAAIGGQIIGRSTVKAMRKDVLAKCYGGDVSRKKKLLSKQKAGKKRMKQVGNVEIPQEAFLAVLQVD, from the coding sequence GTGACTGCATTAGCCAATATTCGTAACTTTTCTATCATTGCCCACATTGATCACGGCAAGTCGACGCTTGCCGATCGCTTTATTCAGATGTGCGGTGCCTTGCAAGATCGTGAAATGCAGGCGCAAGTACTCGACTCCATGGATATTGAGCGCGAGCGTGGGATTACTATCAAAGCACAATCGGTCACCTTATTTTATGACCATCCAAATGGTGAGCGCTATCAGCTTAACTTTATTGATACCCCCGGCCACGTTGATTTTTCATACGAAGTTTCGCGTTCATTAGCTGCCTGTGAAGGTGCGTTATTGGTTGTAGATGCGGCGCAGGGCGTGGAAGCCCAGTCTGTTGCCAACTGCTATACTGCCGTTGATCAAGGCTTGGAAGTGATGGCAGTCTTGAATAAGATTGACTTACCACAAGTTGAGCCTGAGCGCGTTATCCAAGAGATTGAAGATATTATTGGTATTGACGCGGTAGATGCGCCGCGAGTATCAGCAAAATCTGGTCTTGGTGTTGATAAACTACTTGAAGCGTTGGTTGAGTTTATTCCACCGCCAACAGGTGATCGTGAAGCACCATTACAAGCATTAATTATTGATTCATGGTTTGATAGCTATTTAGGCGTTGTCTCGTTAGTACGTGTCCGTCAAGGTACTGTTAAAAAAGGCGATAAAATTTATATTAAATCGACCAAAGAGGCTCATCCAGTCAGCTCTATTGGCGTGTTTACGCCTAAACCTTTAGATACAGGGATTTTAGAAGCTGGTGAAGTAGGCTTTATTATCGCTGGTATCAAGGATATTGCTGGTGCACCAGTCGGTGATACCATTACGCATTCTAAGACACCTGACGTTGATCGTATCCCTGGATTTAAACAGATTACGCCGCAAGTCTATGCTGGTATGTTCCCTGTTGAATCTACTGACTTTGAAAAGTTTCGTGAAGCACTACAGAAGTTGCAAATTAATGATGCGTCGCTATTTTTTGAGCCAGATACTTCTGATGCGTTGGGCTTTGGTTTCCGTTGTGGCTTCTTAGGTATGCTGCATATGGAGATTATCCAAGAGCGCCTAGAGCGTGAGTATGACTTGGATCTTATCACCACTGCGCCGTCAGTTATCTATGAGATTGTAAAAAAAGATGGCAGCATCATCTATGTTGATAATCCATCAAGATTGCCTGAACCGAATAATATCGAAGAGTTCCGTGAGCCGATTGCCCGTTGTCAGATTTTAGTGCCGCAGGATTATCTCGGTAACGTTATGACTTTGTGTATTGAGCGCCGCGGTGTACAGGTTGATATGCGCTTTATGGGCAGACAAGTTCAGCTGATATTTGATATTCCGATGGGTGAGGTGGTGATGGATTTCTTTGATCGCCTAAAGTCAGTCTCGCGCGGATTTGCGTCACTTGATTATAACTTTGAGCGTTATCAAGTCGATAAATTGGTTAAAGTTGACGTACTTATCAACGGTGAAAAAGTTGACGCTTTAGCCATGATTGTGCACGAAACACAATCTCGTTATCGCGGTAATGCGCTGGTTACCAAGATGAAAGAGCTTATTCCACGGCAGATGTTTGATGTGGCCATTCAAGCCGCTATCGGCGGCCAAATAATTGGACGTAGTACGGTTAAAGCCATGCGTAAAGATGTATTAGCCAAA